The nucleotide window AATTTTTTTCTCATAGTTAAACAATTCCTCTTTTCCCTAGACCAAGAAGAACCATGGGCAAGTACTAACTTTTTGCACAGAATCTAAAAAAAGAGCTTTTTGGTATAAAGATCATAAATCTAAGAATAGACAAAGAAAATGTAAATGctaaaatttttacattttagggaTGATTGCAGGAACCAACTGAATTAAAAGTCTGTAAACTGAGAAAAGGGCATTTAGACAAACAGACCCCACCAAAATGCAAAGGCACAATCACTCaaaaaagaaacaatggtgaCTATAACGGATTTTCCCAATCAAAAGAAAAGTAAGTTAGACATTAAGAAAAAGTTTGTAACAGTCAGAACTCAAAAACACTGACAACCCTAAGAACTTTATGTCATTCTGAACACTTCATGGAAATTTGGGTTTGGTCATCCATCCCCACTTGGATctgaaattttagaaattttctcTAATGGAGCCTTCCTATATGACTGCAAACATCCATTCCAGAGAAAAAAGATCTGAATTTTATTGACTGAAGCAGAGTCTCTCTATGATTACTATAATTCAATTCTACATTCTTGCTACGGCAGAAACAATGATTCAATAAAAAACAATAAAGATTACAAAAAAAGGGGGAAAGAAGATAAAGATTGAAACTTACTGGTAAGTTCATCAAGCCAACGTTTAATGCTGTCAAAGCTACTCCTCCTAGTAATATCATAAACAATAAGAGCACCAACAGCTCCTCTATAGTAAGCAGAAGTAACAGCTCGAAACCTTTCTTGACCAGCAGTGTCCCAGATCTGTGCTTTAACTTCTTTCCCATCAATTTCCACGCATTGCGTTTGGAACTCTACTCCAATAGTTGCCTTTGAGTTATTGTCGAACTCGTTCCTAGCAAAACGTGACAAAAGGTTCGATTTTCCCACAGCTGAGTCACCGATCAGCACGATCTTAAACAAGTACTCTTCACCTCCGGCTTCTTCTTCGTAGGCACCCATGTCTGTGGGATGTGGTTTGATGGTGGTGAAAATGGGTATTTGTATTTCTTGTCTGAGATGTGTGAAATGGGATTTAACTTTAAAGCAGGGGGAGTGTATAAAAATGGTAGGCGACGGACAAGGTGCGTAATTGGCGGGGTTTTGATGGAACTTGCGGTGATTTTGGGATTTGTGGGCTTTTGTAGAAATAGTTTTTGGGGGGTGGGTGTGGGGGCTATGTGGGCTTTTGGTTAAGTAGATTTTCTCAACATTATGGGGTTTGGTTGGGTAGGTAATTGCATGGAGATTGGCAAATATTTAATGTGATTAAACATATTACTTTCTTTTGTTGAGACCAAACGCTAGGTTTGATCCAAGATTTTGCTAAGGTCGGTTCATTTATGGCAATCCTCATCAAATTCAGAGGGTCATCCAAGCAAAAGTACCAACTTCAAGGTTTTTTTAACAATTTCAGTATAAATTCTGGTTGTAATTGTTTTTTTGACATAAGACCTTAACCTATCTATAATTCATCCCAAACTCATAAATAGAAACATAATGCATTTTAGCACACTCGAACTCACGTCCTCCTATATTGACAACAATATCTATGTCAATCAAACTAAAATTCTAtcgacatttatttattttttgttggcATGCATGCTACTATCATAATAGTTGTTTTTCTtttaccaaaatttaaaatttaattcttatattttaatttttaatatttgacTCTTATATTTTTGTAATGTTTTTAGTCCGTCTAAATAATTAACATTGTTAGTTTTCAATTATAATGTCTTTACAAAATTATAATCTCTTGAAATCATACTAGTATTTGTTAATTATGATGTCTTTacaaaatttagtttaaagttataaaagtttttattttatacaatcaaatcaataaaaaataaacccaattattaaaatattgatttctTGGCATTTCCAATATAATGTTGGATACAAAATTATTTTAGAGGTAGTCTAGGAAATCacatttttttatacaatattagaGTGGGATAAAGTTACATgatttgaatttatataaaacCGTATttcataagagttttaatcatTACTTCATTTAAATTAAGATAAGTAAAGACATTTATGGTGGTGAATTAGACCTATAAAATGCTTAATTTTCAAAAACTATATCATACCCAGAGGTAATCATAGGCCGAGTAAGGCTCAATCAAAATTTTAGGCCTGTTTGTTAGGTCCAGTAAAAAATAGGCCTAAACTTTTACCCAAGCCCGTATGGATAAAAATGTTTAAACCCAAGCCCGATTCAActcatattaaatttttatataatttttaaaaaatataatacaccaaaaatactaaaaatattaaaataaatgtttcccaacaaattaattttttttaaaaaaaatgtatagttaaataacattaagatatgtaaaatgataacaaaatagtaaaaaataaatagaagatagaaaaaaaaaagaaaaagaaaaagagagagagtaaaaaacaacaaaaaaatgcaattttttttctttttttacataTTCAGGTCGGCCCGAAAAAATCTTACCGAGGCCCGACTCATTTTTTAGATGGGTATTTTTTTGCCCAATCACATTTTTTAGgcttatatttttactcaaaccctCCCACTTTTTGGGCAGGTTGTCTAGCTCAATCCATGAGTAAGTCTAATCATACTATAAGACAATTTAAAAAGATTTGaagcatatatatttatattttctaatattggatattaaaaataatatataagggCTTAATatcaagaaaaaaataaaattagattaagtatacacatatttatattttttcgtGATCTATGACTGAATCAATTATGGCAAAGGTTATTAATTCTTATTATATGAAAGGGTATTTaatattgatatatttttataaaaattatattaaaataatattcattttaattttaatcaataaaGACACGTGACAAATAATTAGCGTATGCATTCAATAACTATAATTTTAATTAGtatggtgtatatatatatatatatacacacattagATACGTTATTAACAAATAAGCTCACAAaataaaaacgagtaaaatgggtCCCCGGTTCCTCAATATAGTCCATTATTGACTTTCTTACACCATGATTAATTCCACTAGCTAGTTTTTCAATCATTTAAATGTATTATTAGGGTTGACTAAAGCCTGGAAGTTTTACCAGTTTGGAAGTCAATGAAGCTATAAATTGTGGTCTTTCGAGGAATAGTTTACATGAAACTTATGATCCttcctttgttttctttttctcttcattATAGCCGATCAGAACTGTGGCTTAAATATCAACAAAAATGGCTGCAACTGTGCAATCATGTCCCCATCACTAGGCTCTTGTCAACTGGGTGATGGTGctgataaattttatatattgatGAAAATAGTTTCATTCCGTATCTTATGCCGTTTTAGTGGCACATGATTAGATTCCCCATTGACCATTGTACAAGTTGTAGGAGGAAAAtgattattattaataattttatcccATGAAGCACCTATCCAGATTATTATTAGTTTATGAAGCTTACCTGTTTGGTCACTGAGAAAAAATCAACCGGAAAGACTTTTAAGAAACAATGGTCCATGGTTTCCACTTGTGGTGATTTTGGAACACACAAGTCGTCAAGAATGTCTGCCTCTTGTTTTCCCACATACTCAGCATTTCCAATCCCAAGGGCCATTAATAAGAAAGCTGAACACCAAAAGGTAGCATCAAGTTTGCAAGGAAAAAAAATCATCATGAATTTGTTATATATGCTtcttgtttcattgtttctaaGTAGCTGCAGGGCTGATCCTTTGGGGAACTTTTGCAATGAAAACACCAACATAAGTAGCAGTAGCCAAATATCTGTAAACATTGATCGATTGTTGGCTGAACTGGTCTCTAAAACTCCCTTAACTGGTTATATTGTGAGTTCCTCAGGTAAAGACCCTGATAAAGTCTACGGTCTTGCTCAATGCAGAGGGGATGTTAGTAATAAAGATTGTTCAAGTTGCATACAAGACGCTGCGAAGCAAGTACGCCAACGCTGTTCGAATCAAGCTGATGCAAGGATTTGGTACGACTATTGCTTTCTACGGTACAGCAATGATAATTTTGTTGGAAAAGTTGACACCTCGTTTGGTATATTTTACTATAATGTTGAAAATGTTACGGACCCTCAAAGTTTCAACAAAGAACTTGGAGCTCTGATGGACAGAATTAGATCAGAAGCTGTCATGCCAAAGAATGAAGGGCTTGGAAAAGGTAAGACCAAACTGTCACAATTTTTGACCCTTTATGCATTAGTGCAATGTACAAGGGACTTATCTCAGATAGATTGTGCTCAATGCCTTGCAATTGCTGTTGGAAATTTCCCAAACTTTTGTGACAGCAAGAAGGGCTGTCGGGTCCTATACAGTAGTTGTTATGTCCGGTACGAGCTTTATCCCTTTTTCTTCCCACTTGATTCTAACAATGGCACCTCATTTGGCAAAACAGTGAAGATAATTCATCACTAGTGTTGTGCTATGCTAAAATGAGTTTGTTTCAAGGATTAGTTTCTTTTCATTTAATAAACTGTGTAATCAGTGTCAATAAGAGTGATCTTTAGCTGTAAGATTAAGATGTTTCTTGCATTTTGCATTTAGTATATCTGATGTTTACACAACTTCTTTGTGTGGGATACAAGCAAGTTGAACCATATCACACGCCCTCTTGGACGTTTAATTGCCATACatatctattttaattttcttCTTCACTTCAATGGATTGTTTATAATCAAATGAGTTTTAATTATTCATTAAGtatttaatgttaaatttaaaatttagagttTCATGAAGATCACAACTAAAGAtatatagtaattaaaaatatgagaaagaaaCATCAACTTCAGTTTTAGACAATATCAAATGTTAAAGATTTACataataattatgggttatagttggatatatgtaaaagtttaaggactTATTCGAATATCAATTAAAGTTTAAGGACACATTTGGATTTAAAAAGGTACAAGAGCTTATTTGGatgtaataaaattataaaaggcTTTATTTAAATAAAGGAACAAAGTTCAAGGGCTTATCTAATATATTAGCCGATTATAATCCTTAAGAAAAAAAATTTCCTATTTTTTATACATTGCTCCATGGTGGGGTGCCTCGTTAATTAATCAGATGGACCCCTTGCAGACCATGAAATTTGGCTCAATCTGGTATGCCCTTCTATATATTAGTATGATATaatattgtaattttttcaaatgaTTACAACTATCAATAGTCTCTCTCAACTCTTATATATAAGGATAATGTGCTCCAGCACCTTAAACCCACATCCTTCTACATTGACAATAATACTGATGccaatcgagctaagactcaatcggcAGGATCAGAAGAATTTTACACAATATTAAATTTTGTAAATTCAGCTTTTAAGTTTTAGCCCCTAGTCATACAACATTAAACGACCTTAGCTGTTGGCTTTGCCGTGACTTCTAGGAAAAGGAATTACATCTCTGACATCAATGAGGCCGGTGGTAAGGAGAACCATCAGGTCAAACCGTAGGCTAAATCCAGAGTGCTTGACGGTTCCATGCCGGCGAAGATCTAGGTACCATTCATATTGATCTCTTGACAAGTCAAATTCCGTGATCCTGAAATCACAAAACCATAGCTGAAAATAAGATATTGTTTTTGCATCAATGAGAAAATATCGAGAATAGTCAGTTTGCTAATAATTCTGCAAATAGTGTTTTGGAGTTTTGCCAATTTCATTTGAATCCACAATTTCCCAACATTTGTAGTAGACTAACGAGGATGACATTACCTTGTATTTAGCACGTTAAATCTCTCTTCATTTTGGTTCCCTGTTATCACTGTTCCAATCTGCACATCAATTTTGGCTCCCTGTTATAATCTTTCTGAACCAGCACATAACTTTTTGGTGCTTGAAGATATTTGTTTAGACTTTTCAGATGTTCTCCACCTCTTAATAAAATTTAGACTTACCTTGGGTACAACCAGCTCAAAGGCTGCAACTGTTTGTCCATCTTCATTCAAGCGTACATAAAATGGCTTAACTGCTTTTGGATAATCATAAATAATTACGGGCCTCTTATAGTGATCATCGGCCAAGTAGCTGCCATTGAGTAAATGGATAGTAagaaccaaactcataggaaatgTCTTTGTCCAATTATGATCTTGCATTTGGCATGTCTAGATCAATAGCCACATTATACATACCTTAGATGTTCGGCTGTCAAAGGGACGCCCCACTGTAGTTGTGTTTCAAAAGCCTTATCCGGGacctgatgttgaagaataaattaaattaaaactaattcaGTCAGATCGAAGTTGCTATAGATGTGATTGAAATGTTTAATGGTCTAATCTAATGTTATTCCgaatacttaaatttttaaaagttttcttATCTACTTGACCAATCATTGGAGGGATATATCCCTGTGCTACGAATGGCAGACATGAGTATTTTAAGAAAATAGATAGTATGAGCAACATATGGGGGCTAAAATATAGGAAGTACATGGTGTCCAAGTTTACCTTTCTCAAAATTTCTACTGCCTCTCTATAGGAAATCTTGTCATAAGAACTGATCGTCATGTATTCAAGACGATGAGTAATAGTTTTGTCAATTCTTTTTGAGACAAACTTCATTTCTTCTGGACAGTTATCCAACATCCATTTGCAGAGAAATTTGAAATAGTCCTCTGCACATTTCATAGCGTCCTGGAAACTCAAATGGAGGATATCAATGAGACCTTAATATATGAAAATTCATTCAAGTTGAATCATGTTTTTGTTTAGATATTTTAACATGTAAACATGAAAATCACTGCATTTTTATCATCAAAGATCTAATTTACGTAACATACGTGAGCCTTGAGTACGCAAAGTCTTACCCCTAACTGTGAGAAAGCCATTTCTACCTCAACAGTCCACATTTCAGCCACATGTTTGGAGGACACTGTTTTATCAGCTTGGAATCTGGGTCCAAATGAGTAGACATTTCCAATAGCACATGCATAGCTCTCCAAATGAAAGCGACCAGAGACAGTTAAATAACTAGGGCGACCAAAGAAATCATCATTGAAGTTCAGTGAGTCAGGCTTCACTGAAGTTACTGGTTTGGATTTTTCTCTTGCTTCGATCTGCCGTGCTAATTCATTTGTTTTCTGCAGATCCTGAACTGCTACAATAAGTGACTCTCTATTGCTGTCACTTCTCTTGAATTGTTCAACTACCCCTGATTTCTCCTTAATAGCTGCCTTAACAGTTTCAAGGCTAACAACATCAGCATCACTAACACCGACCGGCTCCTCTTCCTTGCTTGTTTTTCCCAAAAGAGTTGTAACCTGAAACTTTTCACTAAACCCTTCAGTGTCTGTAGCTGTGATGATTGGCACTTGCACATGTCGGAAACCATACTTCTGGAAGAATGTGTGGGTTGCAAAATCTAGGGTGCTTCGAATTCGTGTAATAGATGACACCTGCAATGCATAGCATATGATATAAGGAGCATATTAGGTTCAATTTGAAGCTAGTTTTCTTAAGACAGAAAGTCCAAAACTAGCAGTGGATGCCGAGAATACCATAGTTGTCCTGGGACGAATATGGGGATACTCCCTTAAAGAATCAAGAGGTAATCTTGTCCTTGACAAAGGATACTTATCTTGCTCAACAGTTCCAACATGAAGAATCTTTTCCGCTTTAAGCTGAATTATTTGTTTCTCATTAGCTGAAAGTTTTTCCAAGACACCCTGGGCTAATATACATGTTCCAGTCGGTAGAATCTGGCCTGCAGATACTGGAGCTATCGTTGAATCAATCACGATCTGATCGAGAAATTTTCATACTAATTAGGACAAGCCTAGCAATCTAAGTAATCAATCTTTTCAGCAAAGAAAAAGGAAACAACAATACCTGAAGACATGAAGCGCAAGAGCCATCATTAATTTGTAGAAAGAAAGTGGAAGGAGGTGTTGGTTTAGGAACCAAAGACTCGAGCTTTTCTCGAACAGCTGGGGAACTAGCAGGACCACACAAAATCCTAATAATAGTCCTGAAACATGGGATTCGAGATTCAAGAATTTCCAAACAGGTTAAGCCTTGACGCCCCGGAGAGGCATGGTCAGTGTCGAAAGCACACGGCGGCAATGTAACAGGGTGCTTCTTCACCTCTTTGGAAGATTTGACCCACCCACCAACCACCACGGTCTCACCAACCAACACCATCTCGCCATCACTACTTTCCAATATGGTTTTCAACGTCACCCGGTTGGAGTACATCAAAGGGGAGCCGATAACCTTTGGTTCTTGAAACTCCATCTTttgttataataaaaaaaaaagaaggagatGAAATCGGAAAGAAGTGAATGGAAGGTTTGTAGAGTTCGCAATGATGGATGGTGAGACTTGCCCAGTgatgatatatatgtatgtatatagagAGAGAAAAAAGAGAAGGGGTTCATTTTTccttgagaaggaagaaaagggaagagAAGGGAAGGGATTGTTTGGGTTGATTGACATGTTTTTCTGGGTACGTAatgaaagaggaagaagggaAAGAGTTGGCGGCAAAGTTAGGCATTCTTGTTGTGTTGGATATCCGCGGGAACTTCCATTCCCCCAACTTCAATTCTGATTTCAATTATGAATGGTTAAATAtagattaaaatgttaaatttttaaagttgattgTGTGTATAATAATttaggtgtttttttttttaattttaagaatttttttgtaaattcttttgaattttgatttattttttattttataatttttaaataatatattgcCGTAACATATAAAACAAGTCGATTCTTAAGAAATCTCGAATCAGACCATTTGTCCTTACTTCAACAAATGAAGCATAGTCCTCTTCGATTAAATAACTTTTGTTGTCTTGGTCCCAACTCAACACTAAACAAGTTCGAACTAGTTGAATACTTGTGTTAGAAATTCTCCGAATCGGTTTGCCATTTCCATAAAGAATATAATTGATAGCTCAAAGTTGCATATTACTTTTTTCCCAAAATGAATCCGGGAGGAAGAGTGTTTCTAAATTTAGACCCTTCGGCATTTCATATAGGGTTATATGTCGaaccaaaacaaaatattttttcttgGTAGGTGTGATCCGTTGGACATAGatccaattttttaaaaaatagtgttttaataaatattttatttagaaaaatagaTTTAActcttattaaaaaaatttaatgattaaatttaactaaaaataaaaataataatttaataaaaatataaacttcaaagattaaatttattattaatttggttCAAGCCCTTAGTGCTTACAGCCTACCTCCAAGGTCCATAGCCTAGAGTATAGACCCATGTTGGCCCAATGTTATTAGATATGTACTCCTACAATGATAGTGCTactgtttttaattttattacatcTGTAATGCATAATATGCTctcatttcttttcattttattataaaaaaattatatacaaaAGAAGTCAAgaacaaatatattatttatatatacccatttttacattaaaatattattttttaactaGTACGGCCTGATACTTATATTTAGATTAAAATATACCATTGACGTAAATAATTTATAACTCATCtgcaattaatttttatattatttagatAAAAAACATTTTAATATACATTGAACTAACGAAGATGCCCAGAAAAGACAAAGGAAAGAGAATCTGAGATGATGAGCAAACGTAGGAAGAATTTGAACAGGTGTCAGATGTGGGAGGGGATGTAGCATGAGAGGGTAAAGTGCAGTCACAACACATGGCTGCCAGATGTGGGAGGGGATGTAGCATGAGAGGGTAAAGTGCAGTCACAACACATGGCTGCCAGCCTCCAATCCCCACCCATACTTCACCACGCTTGGCAACCCCTCTACATGGTTAGGCAACGGTTTTGACTATTGCACCAACTTCAAAAACCCATCTCATTTATAGCCTGAAAAAATATGTTCATCAGCTGCTTGGGATTTGTGGAACCAAGATCCTACGCTTTCATTCTTTAGCTAAATGAGTTTATTTCTTTAGGATGGGGTGGGGGACAATAAGTTTCATCATTCCCCATGTGTCAATATTTTTTATGAAAGTTATAGTTGCCACATATTTTCAACTGAGTTAACCAAatctgtattattattattattattattattattattattatttgaacccATATATAAATGTGTTATTATGTAGTTAAGAAGTGTTTGGAGCATACCAAATAAGCTATTCAGTCATATGATCATTTCTATGGCTATTTTCTTCCCAGTAACCAAAGTTGGAAGGGTGGTTCATTTTGGTGGGTGAGTACCTACCTTCATTCATCTTATGTGAACAAATGCTTTCCAAAATGTAGAATGTAGATCAAACGTCAATGGTTCCACCCCACACCCCCCAAGatatcaaattcccccttttagcTCCAACAAACAATCTGTCTATTTGGGTGTTTTGGGGACCCCTTTTAGGTGTTGCAGTGTGCCCCTCTGAGTCACTGAATGATTTGACAGTCTAACTCTTATGGTCATCACTTGACCACAACTCTCTCTCACTCCTTCCTTCATATATGCTGCCCTAAAACTTCATATATATCACCTTCTTATTTGTACTTCCAATACAAAGTGGAGAAATGGCCAACATTAAACTGAGCTACTTACCTTTGCTACTCTTCACCTTCTTCCTTGTAGCACAAGGTCATATTCTTTTCCTTGCCTTTTAGCCATCTTTCTTTACCAGGCCTTTAATGTAGCAAAtgcataaatcagggatttcctTCCATTTTCTTGCTAAAAAAAGtagcttttgttttgttttcatgTCATATTTTGGTTACTTGTTATTATATGCTTATGGATGGTTCCAATTTTGCAGGATCTAGAACTCAACTAATACTTCCATTCCAACAAGGGGTCTATCAATATCCTCAATTGCATATGCAAGTACGGGTATTAGGCTTATTAGCTTCATTTCGTGTATATCTAAAATGCCTGTATTTATTTGCTTTACTTCTTTCAGGCAACACAAGGCAGCAATGAAGCAAAAATGGATAGGAATTCAAGGAGATTGATGATTGGATCCACAGCCCCTACTTGCACTTTTAACGAATGTAGAGGATGCAAATACAAATGCAGAGCTGAGCAAGTTCCAGTTGAAGGAAACGACCCAATCAATAGTGCTTACCACTACAAATGTGTTTGCCATAGGTCATGAAACCAGATATGGTTCTAAGTTTACTGGTTTAGAATCAAACAGCGTATTAGAAACTAGATTCCCTTCTACATTCAAATACTACTATTTCGTCTCAGTAGTTTTCTGGTTTACTTTTTTGGCACATCAAGAATTTCCTGCTATCATGAAAGAAAGCTGGAATGTGTATCATTAATTCCTTTTCTTGGCTTCTTGTTATGTAAAGGTTTATAAAGTTGATTTGAGAGCAACTGCCTTAATATTCACCCCTTTAGGACTCGACTCAACCTTTGACCATCGGTGTAATGCCAAAATATTCCATCTCAACTATTCAATTAACACTAGATAAACTTATACTTCCTTTATTAGGAAAAGCTTATAATATagtgaaaaaatataatttaagtaaaaattaagTCTCATAATTTAATAATACTCAACTTAAATAACTGGACTTATCCCATAAGCACATGCTATGCTACAAAAGAACTGAAATCACATACCAAATGTAGATTCCAAATGAGAAGCATTATCTGCAATATCTTTGTATTGGGAACAAAAAAGAAGCAGACTGTTTAGGAGACACTTAGCAAAAATATGAGATATGGTGTTAGGGTTTTGTAGAAGAGAGGGGGTTTAAGAGTTTTTGAAGTGAGGGGGGGGGGTTCAATGGGTCTGCAAGTTGGCATGTGGCAGTGGTCCCTAATATTAAAACATAAGCTAACAAAAAATTCACATGGGCACCTTCTTTTGAATCTattcaatttcaattttaaatCAACAATGGCAGAAACTGAGTAATATACAGAAACAAGCAAGACCCACCAACAATTATCTATGCTTGATTGCGTTTGGCTTTCTTGAAGTTTTGAGAATATTCTGGTGATCACCATTTTCACACACTAAAAGAGTTCCCAGTAAACAATACTCTAGTGCTTTTGTGGGGCTATGCTATGCCTCACGTTTTGTACGGTTTAGACCTACAAAAAGTCCAAACCAGCATCACTGAAATGCAATGCAATTGCTTTAACCCATATATAAAGAAGTTAACCTGTATGGTATTCTACTGTGTGCAAGTGTGAACATTGAGTTTCAACTTATATTGtaacataatttataaatttaataaaagaaatagagttgCATTTTAAATCTAAAAAGTAGACGGACTAAAATctttgaaataaaaataggaaaattacATTTCAAATGTACGAAGAGTATAAGGATTTAGAGCATATGTTAACTTTAGTAAaagtatttataatatatttgagAACATGAATTTGAGAATTTTGGATTTCATTCACTACATATTTAGTatttgtataatatatatatttatctttacaattataataaagaaatttaacaatgttaacaaATAGAGTTACATTTGCAAGTCTAAAAATAGAGAAACTAAAGGGACTACATTCCAAATGAACAAAAAGTATAAAGACTTAGAGCATATGTTAATCTTAGTAAAATTATTTATGCATATATTTTGAGAACAAAAATTTGAATATTTGGATTTCATTTGCTATTTtggttccgtttgtttcactaaaaagaaaaataattttagaaaagtTAATAGTTTCTGTTGTTTGGATGAAtgtgtgtaaaatattttctattgtttggcagatttctgaaaatattttataaaaattgttttcaataaaacaaacatacatttaagatattcttatcttttcattgtttaattgagatTATTTTATgtctataaatttatatttttcattgtTCTTTGTAAAACAAACAcgacataaatatatttgttataaaatattatagtgcAATTTCTATTTTAACaaatgaaatttattttataataagaaaATATCTTGTAATAATCAATGTCATATACAAACTTAATGATAAATTAtacttaattaaaacttaatttaaataacatatattacatatatgagAGTACATATTGACACATTAGCGTTGTAAGAGAGAAATGGAGCTAAGCATTATTTAAGCAAATactcatatttatataattaaaatattcatatttttatactaagttaaaatatgtcataagtccttGTACTATTcagaaatttgaaatttagtccatgtacttttATTTTTGGGTTAGTTCTATTTTTAAGATATCAAAATTCAGGTTTAGTTGTTagcattattaaaaatatttttaaatccaTGTTCATTATAACGTCATTTTTTAGTCACATGAATAtcgagtattttttatttaaaaatttaacatcaacaaaattgacaaaaaatttaaCGATGTTAAcattggacttgattttcaaatctgaaaagtaaagggactgaattcttgaaaataaaagtacaaggaaTAAATTCCAAATTTATGAATAGTACAAAGACTTTCATCATGCCCCTTGTACCCTGGGCGACACGTGTTACAATGGACAGGACAAAGGGTCATGATCCCGTGAGGGTGAGCTAACTCTAAAAACC belongs to Gossypium arboreum isolate Shixiya-1 chromosome 7, ASM2569848v2, whole genome shotgun sequence and includes:
- the LOC108457352 gene encoding cysteine-rich repeat secretory protein 55; its protein translation is MKLTCLVTEKKSTGKTFKKQWSMVSTCGDFGTHKSSRMSASCFPTYSAFPIPRAINKKAEHQKVASSLQGKKIIMNLLYMLLVSLFLSSCRADPLGNFCNENTNISSSSQISVNIDRLLAELVSKTPLTGYIVSSSGKDPDKVYGLAQCRGDVSNKDCSSCIQDAAKQVRQRCSNQADARIWYDYCFLRYSNDNFVGKVDTSFGIFYYNVENVTDPQSFNKELGALMDRIRSEAVMPKNEGLGKGKTKLSQFLTLYALVQCTRDLSQIDCAQCLAIAVGNFPNFCDSKKGCRVLYSSCYVRYELYPFFFPLDSNNGTSFGKTVKIIHH
- the LOC108457345 gene encoding asparagine--tRNA ligase, cytoplasmic 2-like yields the protein MEFQEPKVIGSPLMYSNRVTLKTILESSDGEMVLVGETVVVGGWVKSSKEVKKHPVTLPPCAFDTDHASPGRQGLTCLEILESRIPCFRTIIRILCGPASSPAVREKLESLVPKPTPPSTFFLQINDGSCASCLQIVIDSTIAPVSAGQILPTGTCILAQGVLEKLSANEKQIIQLKAEKILHVGTVEQDKYPLSRTRLPLDSLREYPHIRPRTTMVSSITRIRSTLDFATHTFFQKYGFRHVQVPIITATDTEGFSEKFQVTTLLGKTSKEEEPVGVSDADVVSLETVKAAIKEKSGVVEQFKRSDSNRESLIVAVQDLQKTNELARQIEAREKSKPVTSVKPDSLNFNDDFFGRPSYLTVSGRFHLESYACAIGNVYSFGPRFQADKTVSSKHVAEMWTVEVEMAFSQLGDAMKCAEDYFKFLCKWMLDNCPEEMKFVSKRIDKTITHRLEYMTISSYDKISYREAVEILRKVPDKAFETQLQWGVPLTAEHLSYLADDHYKRPVIIYDYPKAVKPFYVRLNEDGQTVAAFELVVPKIGTVITGNQNEERFNVLNTRITEFDLSRDQYEWYLDLRRHGTVKHSGFSLRFDLMVLLTTGLIDVRDVIPFPRSHGKANS
- the LOC108457362 gene encoding ras-related protein RABA5e-like, producing the protein MGAYEEEAGGEEYLFKIVLIGDSAVGKSNLLSRFARNEFDNNSKATIGVEFQTQCVEIDGKEVKAQIWDTAGQERFRAVTSAYYRGAVGALIVYDITRRSSFDSIKRWLDELTTHCDTTLTRMLVGNKCDLENIRDVSVEEGKSLAEEEGLFFLETSALESTNVQTAFEIVIREIYNNVSRKALNSDSYKGELSGNKVTLVKDGANASKTGFSCCAR
- the LOC108485344 gene encoding EPIDERMAL PATTERNING FACTOR-like protein 9, producing MANIKLSYLPLLLFTFFLVAQGSRTQLILPFQQGVYQYPQLHMQATQGSNEAKMDRNSRRLMIGSTAPTCTFNECRGCKYKCRAEQVPVEGNDPINSAYHYKCVCHRS